The proteins below are encoded in one region of Spirochaetota bacterium:
- a CDS encoding MgtC/SapB family protein produces MIDALTGLPLDHPVTVMVRLLVAMLAGFMVGYEREQHFQPAGLRTHMVLALGSCMIMLTSIYIPLDFMKMSPGSDPGRLAAQVISGIGFLGAGAIFRFGFTVRGLTTAASIWTISGVGLAIGAGFYFLGMLSTVLLVVILQFFDRIEDRFFAHKDMRVLTVVINSRLLSPKQVIEQVKRFDISIRSTSVTEDVEAGTTEIVLNCRIDEDFSIRLLFEAIKALDHIKTLRIE; encoded by the coding sequence ATGATTGACGCGCTCACCGGCCTCCCGCTCGACCACCCCGTAACGGTCATGGTCCGCCTCCTGGTGGCCATGCTTGCGGGCTTCATGGTCGGCTACGAGCGCGAGCAGCATTTCCAGCCCGCGGGCCTGCGCACCCACATGGTGCTTGCGCTGGGCTCCTGCATGATCATGCTTACGTCCATCTACATCCCGCTCGATTTCATGAAGATGTCCCCGGGCTCTGACCCCGGACGCCTCGCCGCGCAGGTGATCAGCGGCATAGGCTTCCTGGGCGCGGGGGCGATATTCCGGTTCGGCTTTACCGTGCGCGGCCTCACCACCGCGGCCTCGATCTGGACCATCTCCGGCGTAGGGCTCGCGATCGGCGCCGGATTCTATTTCCTGGGGATGCTCTCCACCGTATTGCTCGTCGTCATCCTCCAGTTTTTCGACCGCATCGAGGACCGGTTCTTCGCCCACAAAGACATGCGCGTGCTTACCGTGGTGATAAACTCCAGGCTCCTGAGCCCCAAGCAGGTTATCGAGCAGGTGAAGCGGTTCGACATCTCCATCCGCAGCACCTCGGTCACCGAGGACGTGGAGGCGGGGACCACGGAGATCGTCCTGAACTGCCGCATCGACGAGGATTTCAGCATACGCCTGCTCTTCGAAGCCATCAAGGCGCTCGATCACATCAAGACGCTGCGGATCGAGTAG